The sequence AGAAGCGCAGGCACCAAGGGCAATCGCCAGGGAAGACACGCAAACACCGGCGGCACCATAAAAAAATCTGGAATGTCTATTAGCCATTTGCCCCTCAAGATAGCAAAAGAAACGACCGCCCATTTTTCAGGATTCAGTATTTTATAACTTTGGGCCATGTCAGGAAAAATCCGTTTCGCACCAAGCCCCACCGGCTACCTCCACGAAGGCCATCTGCTTTCGGCACTTTACGTCTGGGCCGCCGCCAAGAAATGGGACCTGCACATCCACCTGCGAATTGAAGATCACGACCAGGGAAGAGCCCGCCAAGCCTACATCGACGGCATCCGCGAAGACCTGGAATGGCTCGGTTTTGAGCACCACAGCGAAAGCATCCAGAGCGAACGTCATCACATCTACCAGGCTGTCCTGGAAGAACTTTCCCAGAAGGACCTAGTGTACCCCTGCACCTGCAGCCGTAAGCAGCTGGAGGCCGAAAATCCCAGAAGCGAAACTGGAGAAATTATCTACCAGGGGAAATGCCGAATTTTAGATGAGAGACGAGAGGCGTTTGGCCACCTTCAGGTGGGAGACAAGGAACCGGAAAATAATGGGATGGGGCTTGCGCCCCATAGCCTCAGGGTTAGAATTTCTAACAAAATAATAAACTGGAAAGACTATCGTCTCGGAGACTTCAGCGAGAATCCGTCAGAACAATGCGGAGACTTTCCCATCCGGGATCGCGACGGTTTCTGGACTTACCAATTCGCCGTCTGCGTCGATGATTTGCATCAAGGAATAACCCATATCGTTCGAGGCGAAGACATCCGCAATTCCACGGCACGTCAGATTTACCTCTCAGAATTAATCGCCAACGTCTGTGCCGATTCCACCCGCATACAGATGCCCGCCTACAAGCGCCCCTTCTACCTGCACCATGCCCTAATCGTGGATCCCAACGGCAAGAAGCTTTCCAAACGTGAGCTAGCTCACAGTATTCGGCAAGATAAGGAAGATGGCATAACCCCCGAAGCCCTCATTGGCCGAGTACTTTACAAGGCAGGCTTCCAAAATACCCCCACCCCACAGCCCCTAAATGCGGCAGTTGAACAAATAATCCATACTTTATAAAGTTTACGTAATTTTTACGCGGGGGAAAAAATTTATATTCATAGTATGGCTCAAGTGTCTCCTTCTGCAATCATATCGAAAATTCGTCAAGAAGCAGCTCTTTTTGATTCAAAAGATCGTTTACTGAACTTTTCTACCAAGGGTGACTTCCAATCTCCTCTTATTATGGAGGCTGGCGACCTTTTCTTCGAAAAGTGGAAAAATTCCAATGGCCCGCTGCCGCTGGATTCCTTCTTCCCTGTGAGCGACAAATTTAGCGCACAGCAGAAAGCTGAAACCATTGAATCCGTCTGCACCGTCCTTAAAGAAAAAGACGAAGATTTCGGCAGATCGGACCTGTACCTTCTTCTGGGCTTCCTGAAGTGGGACGGAAACGCACTTGCACCAAGCCTTTTAATCCCCCTCGATGTCGACACGACAAAGAAGACTCTCTACATTTCCAACAGGACTCCTATTGAGAACGTAGTCCTTAGGGAACGCCTCAAGGATTCCGTCCCCCTGCCCAAGGCAGGCGATGCAATCATCAATGGGCAGTTCAGCCTCTTGCTGTACTTCTCCATGTTCGAAAAGTCCATCGCATCCATGAAGAGCTGGAAGTTCACTCGTCATGGTCTTTGCCTGGGATTTTTCAACACCGGTCGACTCCTCCTGAAAAACCGTTTTGAACAGGGATGGAACGACAAGAAAATTGACACAGCCCCGGTACTTTCATCCCTTCTTCGAGAAGACGGCTTTAAGGTAAAGGAATCCATCTTCGAGGAAAAAGATTTCAATCAGGTATTCAATCCCTGTGAACATCACTTCCTCTATACCATCGATTCCCATACTAGCAAGGCAGCCATAGACGCCCTGGATCCAGAAGTAGAAGCCTACGCAATCCAGGCGCTGCCGGGCACCGCAAAGATGAAGGTTGCCGCCAACATCGTAGCCGATTCTGTCGCCCAGGGGAAGAACGTCCTTGTGGTCAGCCGCAGAGCAACCACAGCCAGGGAATTTCTGAACACATGGAAACCGCCTTTCCGCACGTTCGCCAACGTTGACCGCAATGCTGTCGCCCAGGAACTCCATAAGGCCCGCAAGGATTTTTCAGACTACTATGACGCAGTCAACAAGCCCCTGCAGCCATCCGGCATCATGCTTTCGGGCCTTCTCAAGGAATTCATCAAGGCCAGAGCCCCCAAGCAGAAATTCCCGGAGACCATTTTCCAGGGAGTGCCCGAACTTAGCTTCGAAAGGTACGAAGCCCTTAAAAAAGATCTTGCAGAGCTGACTGAGCTATACTTCGAGAAAAACGGCATCGAAGCCCGTACAGCCTTCCAAGGCGTCAAGGTTCCTAGCCTCACACCAGAGCAGAAAAACTCTCTGGCCGATGAACTGAACCGCGCCGCCGAACGGGCCAGTGAACTGGATACCATCCTCAAACGACTTCAGGAAGCAGGCCTGTTCCCCACAGGAATCTTCCTGGCCGGTCTCTCCGATATCCTTGAACTATTCAAAGACAACTTTAGCGAAAGCACACCCACCTACGACCAATGGCAGCTCCGTTCCAGCAACTGGGACGCCTACAGAGAAACATTGTCCATGCTGCCCGAAGCGGGCGACAAGTGGGTCCGCTACCGCCGTCAGACGTCCGACATTTACACCGACAATGCCGTAGACGAAAACATCCTTACCGCACGCGAAGACTTCGTTGAAAGTCAGAAGGCCACCCTAAAGGGTCTGTCAGACCGTTACCGTTCTTCTAGGCGCCAGCTCCTCCAGGTTCTCCGCAACCCCAAGGAAGTCCAGTCCGACGCCCAGCTTATCGACCTGATAGACACCCTTCTGGAACTGCAGGACAACAAGAAGGCATACAAGGAATCAGCCGTTCTGGGCAATCACCTCCTCGGAAAAGATTGGCTCTACGAACGTTCCAACTGGATTGAACTGAATACCAAGATTCAGTACTTGTACGACTTCCGCGACAAGCACAAGGACAATCCTCGTTTTGAACTGCTCCTGCAAATTCTTGAACAGTGGAGTCTCTTCAAAGACCTACAGCCCAAGTTGGGCGATCTTTGCGAAGCCGTACGCAGTCTCCAGCAAGCCATCCGCAAGATTACCAAGGAAATGAACCTAGAGGAACCTCTAGAAAGCCAAAGCATTGAAAAGTGGTTGGGCACAATCAAATCCTGGAACAAGAACTGGGATAGCTTGGACACCCATCTACAACTGTCTGCCCTTACAAAGAAAATCGCAGACTACAACTGCCCCAACCTTTCAGCATTCCTAAAGGATCCCAGCAAGGCCAATCGGGAAATCCCGCAGGCCGTAGCTCATCATTGGGCAGGCTCCCAGGTGCAGACAGCAACCAAGGTTTTCCCGGAACTGTTCTCCTTGAATCCCAAGGCACACGCCCAGAAAGGCAAGGAATACAGAGACATCCAGGACCGTTTCTGCAACGCGAACTTCAGGGAATTACACGACACTCTTCAAGCCTCGCCCGAAAGGTTGACATCCATCAGTCTCAGCGATTCTTTCTGCCTGCCTGAAGACAGACACTTTGACATCGCCATCATTCTTGATGCAGAATGCGTCTCTGTCGTAGAATCCATTCCTACCCTGCTCAGCGCAAACAAGATTATTCTTGTGGGTGACCCCCACTATCCCGCTCTGGAACCGCTCACTTACGACGCCTTCCAGGAACCGCCGATTTCTCATACGACACTGTTCCACGATAGCATTCTGTCAGCCTCTCTTCGCCAGGGCATTTCTACTCGCGAACTGTGGTTCTCGACCCAGTATTCCGACGCGACCCTGGTAAGTTTCGCTAACCAGAAAATCTATAGCCGCGGCATCAGACAATTGCCTGTTCCCAGTCGCGAAAAATTCACCGGTATCAAGCTCAAGGTCGTCCAGAACAAGGTGAATGCAATCGCACAGGCAGCCATCCGCCATGCAGAAAAGAACCCCAGCAAGACCCTAGGTATCGTGGCATTCCATCAGACGACCTGCCAC is a genomic window of Fibrobacter sp. UWH6 containing:
- a CDS encoding glutamate--tRNA ligase family protein, whose amino-acid sequence is MSGKIRFAPSPTGYLHEGHLLSALYVWAAAKKWDLHIHLRIEDHDQGRARQAYIDGIREDLEWLGFEHHSESIQSERHHIYQAVLEELSQKDLVYPCTCSRKQLEAENPRSETGEIIYQGKCRILDERREAFGHLQVGDKEPENNGMGLAPHSLRVRISNKIINWKDYRLGDFSENPSEQCGDFPIRDRDGFWTYQFAVCVDDLHQGITHIVRGEDIRNSTARQIYLSELIANVCADSTRIQMPAYKRPFYLHHALIVDPNGKKLSKRELAHSIRQDKEDGITPEALIGRVLYKAGFQNTPTPQPLNAAVEQIIHTL
- a CDS encoding DUF3320 domain-containing protein; the protein is MAQVSPSAIISKIRQEAALFDSKDRLLNFSTKGDFQSPLIMEAGDLFFEKWKNSNGPLPLDSFFPVSDKFSAQQKAETIESVCTVLKEKDEDFGRSDLYLLLGFLKWDGNALAPSLLIPLDVDTTKKTLYISNRTPIENVVLRERLKDSVPLPKAGDAIINGQFSLLLYFSMFEKSIASMKSWKFTRHGLCLGFFNTGRLLLKNRFEQGWNDKKIDTAPVLSSLLREDGFKVKESIFEEKDFNQVFNPCEHHFLYTIDSHTSKAAIDALDPEVEAYAIQALPGTAKMKVAANIVADSVAQGKNVLVVSRRATTAREFLNTWKPPFRTFANVDRNAVAQELHKARKDFSDYYDAVNKPLQPSGIMLSGLLKEFIKARAPKQKFPETIFQGVPELSFERYEALKKDLAELTELYFEKNGIEARTAFQGVKVPSLTPEQKNSLADELNRAAERASELDTILKRLQEAGLFPTGIFLAGLSDILELFKDNFSESTPTYDQWQLRSSNWDAYRETLSMLPEAGDKWVRYRRQTSDIYTDNAVDENILTAREDFVESQKATLKGLSDRYRSSRRQLLQVLRNPKEVQSDAQLIDLIDTLLELQDNKKAYKESAVLGNHLLGKDWLYERSNWIELNTKIQYLYDFRDKHKDNPRFELLLQILEQWSLFKDLQPKLGDLCEAVRSLQQAIRKITKEMNLEEPLESQSIEKWLGTIKSWNKNWDSLDTHLQLSALTKKIADYNCPNLSAFLKDPSKANREIPQAVAHHWAGSQVQTATKVFPELFSLNPKAHAQKGKEYRDIQDRFCNANFRELHDTLQASPERLTSISLSDSFCLPEDRHFDIAIILDAECVSVVESIPTLLSANKIILVGDPHYPALEPLTYDAFQEPPISHTTLFHDSILSASLRQGISTRELWFSTQYSDATLVSFANQKIYSRGIRQLPVPSREKFTGIKLKVVQNKVNAIAQAAIRHAEKNPSKTLGIVAFHQTTCHEIEECIKNMVAAGSATARFFTQQNPDIRYYVKTPERAAGRFRDVILVCAESEGVTGVNGDNKIAVCSTLAKHETHVYISETDLAKQGNAKHNLFWDWITYLQAKDFTEKNDLHTAGSDIHDSIVDALKKENFQVEDSFTKGGIPVGPVVADANNPSRFLALIEDDCTTERFRESVEDRDYIRPTILKQTGWKVLALWLPFWYMANQDEVSHLVTTLAIEQSIAPPPASDEEPEDEDELEMPVSEGPQVVAYQVQHPKIEGTPHDKPIAELPAAAIITQLKFYVDHEAPIHEEILIQRILELHHVDRAGPVLQKALTEALNQGLQKKRFVKTGPFYYSLKPQELVPRNRSGRPDFERNLVFVGPEERALLPSSMDEHAIKQALGLLV